The Pocillopora verrucosa isolate sample1 chromosome 14, ASM3666991v2, whole genome shotgun sequence genome has a segment encoding these proteins:
- the LOC131777387 gene encoding LOW QUALITY PROTEIN: mucin-22 (The sequence of the model RefSeq protein was modified relative to this genomic sequence to represent the inferred CDS: deleted 1 base in 1 codon), whose translation MFTKISAFGALMLFYSSYLARVNCQNKCLGVHNYCPGGYRMQSKCVDGSCVCNSQDYDYHSCLPDTKGCKVSVDAATSLGKPQYNNQPQQPTYSCTPGSSSSSQYEVHVLSVYEVINRRPPTAGDATVNIFSGGRPDRPLVLVLASYEPVNWILKLPSDVTISRVILVAYYVDKSSVSGDVNQVQAIERKSYRDSWPRGYGSDSGGGDTVGLLKKIYEKFGVVTSFTGTYKADKWSLNLRSSNGSGSSIVSSSTSSANTVITRTTPTTTIPSTSSTAKLHRKTCYWWNNGYHCSGLYGTKTAACIDGYCVCSFQDYDYHTCLPDTKGCKISVDAATSLGKPQYNNQLQQPTYSCTPGSSSSSQYEVHVLSVYEVINGRPPTAADATVNIFSGGRLDRPLVLVLASYEPANWILKLPSDVTISRVILVAYYVDKSSVSGDMNQVQTIERKSYRDSWPIGFGSDSGGGDTVGLLKKIYEKFGVVTSFTGTYRADKWSLSLSSSNGLGSSIVSSSTSSATTVITSTTSTPTTTIPSISSTAKLHRKKCYWWNNGYHCSGLYGTKTAACIDGYCVCSFQDYDYHTCLPDTKGCKISVDAATSLGKPQYNNQPRQPTYSCTPGSSSSSQYEVHVLSVYEVINRRPPTAGDATVNIFSGGRSDRPLVLVLASYEPVNWILKLSSDVTISRVILVAYYVDKSSVSGDVDQVQAIERKSYRVSWPTGFGSDSGGGDTVGLLKKIYEKFGVVTSFTGTYKADKWSLNLRSSNGSGSSIVSSSTSSANTVITRTTPTTTIPSTSSTAKLHRKTCYWWNNGYHCSGLYGTKTAACIDGYCVCSFQDYDYHTCLPDTKGCKISVDAATSLGKPQYNNQLQQPTYSCTPGSSSSSQYEVHVLSVYEVFNGRPPTAADATVNIFSGGRLDRPLVLVLASYEPANWILKLPSDVTISRVILVAYYVDKSSVSGDMNQVQTIERKSYRDSWPIGFGSDSGGGDTVGLLKKIYEKFGVVTSFTGTYRADKWSLSLSSSNGLGSSIVSSSTSSATTVITSTTSTPTTTIPSISSTAKLHRKKCYWWNNGYHCSGLYGTKTAACIDGYCVCSFQDYDYHTCLPDTKGCKISVDAATSLGKPQYNNQPRQPTYSCTPGSSSSSQYEVHVLSVYEVINRRPPTAGDATVNIFSGGRSDRPLVLVLASYEPVNWILKLSSDVTISRVILVAYYVDKSSVSGDVDQVQAIERKSYRVSWPTGFGSDSGGGDTVGLLKKIYEKFGVVSSFTGTYKADKWSLNLRSSNGLGSSIVSSSTPSANTVITSTTPTTTIPSTSSTAKLHRKKCYGGTMAITVSTYMAQKKAACIDGYCVCSFQDYDYHTCLPDTKGCKISVDAATSLGKPQYNNQPRQPTYSCTPDSSSSSQYEVHVLSVYEVISRRPPTAGDATVNIFSGRRPDRPLVLVLANYEPVNWILQIPSNITISRVILVAYYVDESSVSGDVNQVLAIERKSYPGSWPRGIGSDSGGGDTVGLLKKIYERFGVVTSFTGTYRADKWSLNLSSQSHEKKTKSSCHEVVEKLSKRIELLSEEVKNHKMKIISLKEKRDESFAPQISSGGPIQKIHRNLASIFAITVLTAHIYLVM comes from the exons ATGTTCACGAAAATCTCAGCATTCGGCGCCTTGATGCTGTTCTACAGCTCTTACTTGGCGAGGGTGAATTGTCAAAACAAATGTCTTGGTGTCCACAATTATTGCCCCGGCGGTTATAGAATGCAATCCAAATGTGTAGATGGGTCTTGCGTTTGTAACAGTCAAGACTACGATTACCACTCTTGTTTGC CGGATACAAAAGGATGCAAAGTATCAGTGGATGCTGCAACATCCCTCGGTAAACCTCAATATAACAACCAGCCCCAACAGCCTACCTACAGCTGCACGCCTGGGAGCAGCAGCTCCAGTCAGTATGAAGTGCACGTACTATCTGTTTACGAGGTTATCAACAGACGTCCCCCGACCGCTGGTGACGCTACTGTTAACATCTTCAGCGGTGGAAGGCCAGACAGACctcttgtacttgtacttgcaAGTTACGAACCTGTAAATTGGATCCTCAAGCTACCATCTGACGTCACAATAAGTAGGGTGATACTG GTTGCATACTACGTGGATAAAAGTTCAGTCAGTGGAGACGTAAACCAAGTACAGGCGATTGAACGAAAGAGTTACCGCGACTCATGGCCAAGAGGATATGGTAGCGATTCAGGCGGTGGAGATACAGTTGGGCTTTTAAa gaAGATTTATGAAAAGTTCGGTGTGGTGACGTCGTTTACAGGCACTTACAAAGCAGATAAATGGTCTTTGAATCTTCGTTCTTCAAATG GGTCGGGGTCTAGCATCGTCAGTAGCAGCACATCCTCTGCCAACACCGTCATCACCAGAACCACACCTACCACCACCATACCGTCTACCTCATCCACAGCCAAGCTGCATCGCAAAACGTGTTACTGGTGGAACAATGGCTATCACTGCTCCGGCCTATATGGCACAAAAACAGCTGCCTGCATCGATGGGTACTGCGTCTGCTCTTTCCAAGACTATGATTATCATACTTGTTTGC CTGATACAAAAGGATGCAAAATATCAGTGGATGCTGCTACATCCCTCGGCAAACCTCAATATAACAATCAGCTCCAGCAACCTACCTACAGCTGCACGCCTGGCAGCAGCAGCTCCAGTCAGTATGAAGTGCACGTACTATCTGTTTACGAGGTTATCAACGGACGTCCCCCGACTGCTGCTGACGCTACTGTTAACATCTTCAGCGGTGGAAGGTTAGACAGACctcttgtacttgtacttgcaAGTTACGAACCTGCAAATTGGATCTTAAAGTTACCGTCTGACGTCACAATAAGTAGGGTGATACTG GTTGCATACTACGTGGATAAAAGTTCAGTCAGTGGAGACATGAACCAAGTACAGACGATTGAACGAAAGAGTTACCGCGACTCATGGCCAATAGGATTTGGTAGTGATTCAGGCGGTGGAGATACAGTTGGGCTTCTTAa gaAGATTTATGAAAAGTTTGGTGTAGTGACGTCGTTTACAGGCACTTACAGAGCAGATAAATGGTCTTTGAGTTTAAGTTCTTCAAACG GGTTGGGGTCTAGTATTGTGAGTAGCAGCACGTCCTCAGCCACCACCGTCATCACCAGCACCACAAGTACACCCACCACCACCATACCGTCTATCTCATCCACAGCCAAGCTTCATCGCAAAAAATGTTACTGGTGGAACAATGGCTATCACTGCTCCGGCCTATATGGCACAAAAACAGCTGCCTGCATCGATGGGTACTGCGTCTGCTCTTTCCAAGACTATGATTATCATACTTGTTTGC CTGATACAAAAGGATGCAAGATATCAGTGGATGCTGCTACATCCCTCGGTAAACCTCAATATAACAACCAGCCCCGGCAGCCTACCTACAGCTGCACGCCTGGCAGCAGCAGCTCCAGTCAGTATGAAGTGCACGTATTATCTGTTTACGAGGTTATCAACAGACGTCCCCCGACCGCTGGTGACGCTACTGTTAACATCTTCAGCGGTGGTAGGTCAGACAGACctcttgtacttgtacttgcaAGTTACGAACCTGTAAATTGGATCTTAAAGTTATCATCGGACGTCACAATAAGTAGGGTGATACTG GTTGCATACTACGTGGATAAAAGTTCAGTCAGTGGCGACGTGGACCAAGTACAGGCGATTGAACGAAAGAGTTACCGCGTCTCGTGGCCGACAGGATTTGGTAGTGATTCAGGCGGTGGAGATACAGTTGGGCTTCTTAA gaAGATTTATGAAAAGTTTGGTGTGGTGACGTCGTTTACAGGCACTTACAAAGCAGATAAATGGTCTTTGAATCTACGTTCTTCAAATG GGTCGGGGTCTAGCATCGTCAGTAGCAGCACATCCTCTGCCAACACCGTCATCACCAGAACCACACCTACCACCACCATACCGTCTACCTCATCCACAGCCAAGCTGCATCGCAAAACGTGTTACTGGTGGAACAATGGCTATCACTGCTCCGGCCTATATGGCACAAAAACAGCTGCCTGCATCGATGGGTACTGCGTCTGCTCTTTCCAAGACTATGATTATCATACTTGTTTGC CTGATACAAAAGGATGCAAAATATCAGTGGATGCTGCTACATCCCTCGGCAAACCTCAATATAACAATCAGCTCCAGCAGCCTACCTACAGCTGCACGCCTGGCAGCAGCAGCTCCAGTCAGTATGAAGTGCACGTACTATCTGTTTACGAGGTGTTCAACGGACGTCCCCCGACCGCTGCTGACGCTACTGTTAACATCTTCAGCGGTGGAAGGTTAGACAGACctcttgtacttgtacttgcaAGTTACGAACCTGCAAATTGGATCTTAAAGTTACCGTCTGACGTCACAATAAGTAGGGTGATACTG GTTGCATACTACGTGGATAAAAGTTCAGTCAGTGGAGACATGAACCAAGTACAGACGATTGAACGAAAGAGTTACCGCGACTCATGGCCAATAGGATTTGGTAGTGATTCAGGCGGTGGAGATACAGTTGGGCTTCTTAa gaAGATTTATGAAAAGTTTGGTGTAGTGACGTCGTTTACAGGCACTTACAGAGCAGATAAATGGTCTTTGAGTTTAAGTTCTTCAAACG GGTTGGGGTCTAGCATTGTGAGTAGCAGCACGTCCTCAGCCACCACCGTCATCACCAGCACCACAAGTACACCCACCACCACCATACCGTCTATCTCATCCACAGCCAAGCTGCATCGCAAAAAATGTTACTGGTGGAACAATGGCTATCACTGCTCCGGCCTATATGGCACAAAAACAGCTGCCTGTATCGATGGGTACTGCGTCTGCTCTTTCCAAGACTATGATTATCATACTTGTTTGC CTGATACAAAAGGATGCAAGATATCAGTGGATGCTGCTACATCCCTCGGTAAACCTCAATATAACAACCAGCCCCGGCAGCCTACCTACAGCTGCACGCCTGGCAGCAGCAGCTCCAGTCAGTATGAAGTGCACGTATTATCTGTTTACGAGGTTATCAACAGACGTCCCCCGACCGCTGGTGACGCTACTGTTAACATCTTCAGCGGTGGTAGGTCAGACAGACctcttgtacttgtacttgcaAGTTACGAACCTGTAAATTGGATCTTAAAGTTATCATCGGACGTCACAATAAGTAGGGTGATACTG GTTGCATACTACGTGGATAAAAGTTCAGTCAGTGGCGACGTGGACCAAGTACAGGCGATTGAACGAAAGAGTTACCGCGTCTCGTGGCCGACAGGATTTGGTAGTGATTCAGGCGGTGGAGATACAGTTGGGCTTCTTAA GAAGATTTATGAAAAGTTTGGTGTGGTGTCGTCGTTTACAGGCACTTACAAAGCAGATAAATGGTCTTTGAATCTACGTTCTTCAAATG GGTTGGGGTCTAGTATTGTGAGTAGCAGCACGCCCTCTGCCAACACCGTCATCACCAGCACCACACCTACCACCACCATACCGTCTACCTCATCCACAGCCAAGCTGCATCGCAAAAAATGTTAC GGTGGAACAATGGCTATCACTGTTTCGACCTATATGGCACAAAAAAAAGCTGCCTGCATCGATGGGTACTGCGTCTGCTCTTTCCAAGACTATGATTATCATACTTGTTTGC CTGATACAAAAGGATGCAAGATATCAGTGGATGCTGCTACATCCCTCGGCAAACCTCAATATAACAACCAACCCCGGCAGCCTACCTACAGCTGCACGCCTGACAGCAGCAGCTCCAGTCAGTATGAAGTGCACGTATTATCTGTTTACGAGGTTATCAGCAGACGTCCCCCGACCGCTGGTGACGCTACCGTTAACATCTTCAGCGGAAGAAGGCCAGACAGACCTCTTGTACTTGTACTCGCAAACTATGAACCTGTAAATTGGATCCTTCAGATACCATCCAACATCACTATAAGTAGGGTGATACTG GTCGCATACTACGTGGATGAAAGTTCAGTCAGTGGAGACGTGAACCAAGTACTGGCGATTGAACGAAAGAGTTACCCAGGCTCATGGCCAAGAGGAATTGGTAGTGATTCAGGGGGTGGTGATACAGTAGGGCTTCTCAA GAAGATATACGAGAGGTTTGGTGTGGTGACGTCATTTACAGGCACTTACAGAGCAGACAAATGGTCACTGAATTTATCCTCCCAAAGCCATGAGAAAAAGACGAAATCCTCCTGTCACGAG GTCGTTGAGAAGTTAAGCAAGAGGATTGAATTGCTGTCTGAAGAAGTAAAGAATCATAAGATGAAAATCATCTCTCTCAAGGAAAAGCGTGATGAATCGTTTGCCCCTCAAATTTCGTCAGGTGGACCCATACAAAAGATTCACAGGAATCTAGCCAGCATTTTTGCGATAACAGTACTAACAGCACATATTTATTTGGTGATGTGA